A stretch of the Notamacropus eugenii isolate mMacEug1 chromosome 2, mMacEug1.pri_v2, whole genome shotgun sequence genome encodes the following:
- the MYRF gene encoding myelin regulatory factor isoform X4, translating into MEVVDETEALQRFFEGHDINGALEPSNIDTSILEEYISKEDSSDIALPDSPPDSGSEAYSPQQVNDPHLLRTMTPENMCHVSIPSRLEHPPPPPPATHLAGPPPPPTHLAGPLPPPPHYPVLQRDLYMKAEPLMPPYAMGQGVAPGDLHHAQQSQMLHQLLQQHGTELPAHPSKKRKHSESPPNTLNAQMLNGMIKQEPGTVASLPLHPARAPTPPWHQQGPLSPGPGSLPLSIARVQTPPWHPQGAPSPGLMQDTESLNGSYLDPNYQSIKWQPHQQNKWATLYDANYKELPMLTYRVDADKGFNFSVGDDAFVCQKKNHFQVTVYIGMLGEPKYVKTPEGLKPLDCFYLKLHGVKLEALNQSINIEQSQSDRSKRPFNPVTVTLPPEQVTKVTVGRLHFSETTANNMRKKGKPNPDQRYFMLVVALQAHAQNQTYTLAAQISERIIVRASNPGQFESDSDVLWQRAQLPDTVFHHGRVGINTDRPDEALVVHGNVKVMGSLMHPSDIRAKEHVQEVDTTEQLKRISRMRLVHYSYKPEFAASVGIEASPETGVIAQEVKEILPEAVKDTGDMVFANGKTIENFLVVNKERIFMENVGAVKELCKLTDNLETRIDELERWSHKLAKLRRLDSMKSTGSSGAFSQADSQFSRAGSVPHKKRPPKMASKAPSGVPDQACISQRFLQGTIIALVVVMAFSVVSMSTLYVLSLRNEEDLVDLDGSFAVSTSCLLALLRPRDPGGSVALCPWSSQNYGTTQLRQSPASSSPPGPQPSHQPAITGLPDAAPTLTVRHLDLCLSPPCPVVCCSLPTPSPSSSRSPAPPAPGPTANRSGPSQTSLLPVTSIRAKSWGLSANGIAHVKPPKSLEPPASPSAPFTGMQGKAKNSPNLSIPTRARRGAPLPSPATPPPTRPGGPLGTRPSLSSIQVLENSLSITRQYCAPGDACRPGNFTYRIPISSNTPLHLSLTLQMNSSSPVSVTFCSLVSQENPCGEASFPRSLRSHSDTQGTCHQWPVTILSFQDFVYHFRVALLGQANCSSEASTQAVTDYFFHFYRLCD; encoded by the exons GCCACGACATCAATGGGGCCCTCGAACCTTCTAACATAGACACCAGCATCCTGGAGGAATATATCAGCAAAGAGGACTCTTCAGACAT CGCCCTGCCAGACTCCCCTCCAGACTCGGGCTCGGAAGCATATTCTCCCCAGCAGGTGAATG ACCCTCACCTCCTGCGAACGATGACCCCTGAGAATATGTGCCACGTCAGCATTCCCTCTCGCCTGGAGCACCCTCCCCCTCCACCTCCTGCCACCCACCTAGCTggccctccccctcctccaacccACCTGGCCGGGCCTCTGCCTCCCCCACCTCACTACCCAGTTCTGCAGCGGGATCTGTACATGAAGGCAGAGCCTCTCATGCCCCCCTATGCCATGGGGCAGGGTGTGGCCCCCGGAGACCTGCACCATGCCCAGCAGTCCCAGATGCTTCACCAGCTGCTGCAGCAGCATGGGACTGA GCTCCCTGCACACCCTTCCAAGAAGAGGAAGCACTCCGAGTCACCCCCCAACACCCTCAACGCCCAGATGCTCAACGGGATGATAAAACAGGAGCCAGGTACGGTGGCATCCCTGCCCCTCCATCCTGCCAGAGCCCCAACGCCACCCTGGCATCAGCAAGGTCCCCTCTCGCCAGGACCAGGATCCCTCCCCCTCAGCATTGCCAGAGTCCAGACGCCACCTTGGCATCCGCAGGGGGCACCTTCACCAG GCCTCATGCAGGACACTGAGAGCCTGAACGGGTCTTACCTGGACCCCAATTACCAGTCTATTAAGTGGCAGCCCCACCAGCAGAACAAGTGGGCCACGCTCTATGATGCCAATTACAAAGAGCT ACCCATGCTCACTTACCGGGTGGACGCTGACAAGGGCTTCAATTTCTCCGTGGGCGATGACGCCTTCGTGTGTCAGAAGAAGAACCATTTCCAGGTGACGGTGTACATTGGCATGCTCGGGGAGCCCAAGTACGTCAAGACCCCCGaaggcctaaagcccctggactGCTTCTATCTAAAGCTGCATGGAGTCAAG cTGGAGGCCTTGAATCAGTCCATCAACATTGAGCAGTCCCAGTCTGACCGGAGCAAGCGGCCCTTCAACCCAGTCAC GGTCACACTGCCTCCAGAACAAGTCACCAAAGTGACAGTGGGCCGCCTGCACTTCAGCGAGACCACGGCCAACAACATGCGCAAGAAAGGCAAACCGAACCCAGACCAACG GTACTTCATGCTGGTGGTGGCGTTGCAGGCTCATGCCCAGAACCAGACATATACGCTGGCAGCCCAGATTTCAGAGCGCATTATCGTGAGG GCCTCAAACCCGGGCCAGTTTGAGAGTGACAGTGACGTCCTGTGGCAGCGGGCCCAGCTGCCTGACACCGTCTTCCACCATGGCCGTGTGGGCATCAACACAGATCGGCCAGATGAGGCTCTGGTCGTCCATGGCAATGTGAAAGTGATGGGCTCCCTCATGCACCCTTCAGACATCCGGGCCAAGGAACATGTGCAGGAG GTGGATACCACTGAGCAACTGAAGAGGATCTCCCGGATGCGGCTGGTACACTACAGCTACAAGCCGGAGTTTGCAGCCAGCGTGGGCATAGAGGCCTCCCCTGAGACTG GGGTCATCGCCCAGGAAGTGAAGGAAATCCTCCCAGAGGCTGTGAAGGACACTGGAGACATGGTCTTTGCTAATGGGAAGACCATCGAGAACTTCTTGGTAGTGAACAAG GAGCGTATCTTCATGGAGAACGTAGGGGCCGtgaaagagctttgcaaactgaCGGACAACCTGGAGACACGGATCGATGAGCTGGAGCGCTGGAGCCACAAATTGGCCAAGCTGCGCCGGCTAGACAGTATGAAGTCCACAGGCAGCTCGGGGGCCTTCAG CCAAGCAGACAGCCAGTTCAGCCGAGCTGGGAGCGTCCCCCACAAGAAGCGGCCCCCTAAGATGGCCAGCAAG GCGCCCTCCGGGGTCCCAGACCAGGCCTGCATCAGCCAGCGCTTCCTGCAGGGGACCATCATTGCCCTGGTGGTGGTCATGGCCTTCAG TGTGGTGTCCATGTCTACCCTGTATGTGCTCAGCCTGCGCAATGAGGAAGATCTAGTGGACTTGGACGG CTCTTTCGCTGTGTCTACTTCCTGTCTTCTGGCCCTCCTCCGGCCCCGGGACCCGGGGGGGAGTGTGGCCCTGTGCCCATG GTCAAGTCAGAACTATGGGACGACTCAACTCCGCCAGTCCCCAGCCTCCAGCAGCCCACCGGGACCCCAGCCCTCCCACCAGCCCG CCATAACTGGCCTGCCGGACGCTGCCCCCACCCTTACTGTCCGTCACTTGGACCTGTGCCTCAGTCCTCCCTGTCCCGTTGTTTGCTGCTCTCTGCCCACCCCGAGCCCCTCCTCTAGTAGGAGTCCTGCCCCTCCTGCCCCTGGCCCCACTGCCAACCGCTCAG GCCCAAGCCAGACCTCGCTGCTGCCAGTCACCAGCATCAGAGCCAAATCTTGGGGTCTTTCGGCCAATGGGATCGCCCATGTCAAGCCCCCCAAGAGCCTGGAGCCCCCTGCCAGCCCCTCAGCCCCTTTCACTGGCATGCAGGGCAAGGCCAAGAACAGCCCCAACCTGTCTATCCCTACTCGTGCCCGCCGTGGAGCCCCCTTGCCTAGCCCTGCCACACCCCCACCTACCCGCCCTGGTGGCCCACTTG GCACACGGCCCTCCCTGAGCTCTATCCAGGTCCTGGAGAACTCTCTGTCCATCACACGCCAATACTGTGCTCCAGGTGATGCCTGCAG GCCAGGGAACTTCACCTACCGCATTCCCATCAGCAGCAACACCCCCCTCCACCTCAGCCTGACCCTGCAGATGAA CTCCAGCTCCCCTGTCTCGGTGACATTCTGCAGCCTGGTGTCTCAGGAGAACCCTTGTGGGGAGGCCAGCTTTCCCCGCAGCCTCCGCAGCCACAGTGACACCCAG GGTACCTGCCACCAGTGGCCTGTGACCATCTTGTCCTTCCAGGACTTTGTGTACCACTTCCGAGTGGCCTTGCTG GGTCAGGCCAATTGCAGCTCGGAGGCATCCACCCAGGCTGTCACAGACTATTTCTTCCACTTCTACCGCCTGTGTGACTAA
- the MYRF gene encoding myelin regulatory factor isoform X5 yields the protein MEVVDETEALQRFFEGHDINGALEPSNIDTSILEEYISKEDSSDIALPDSPPDSGSEAYSPQQVNDPHLLRTMTPENMCHVSIPSRLEHPPPPPPATHLAGPPPPPTHLAGPLPPPPHYPVLQRDLYMKAEPLMPPYAMGQGVAPGDLHHAQQSQMLHQLLQQHGTELPAHPSKKRKHSESPPNTLNAQMLNGMIKQEPGPGSLPLSIARVQTPPWHPQGAPSPGLMQDTESLNGSYLDPNYQSIKWQPHQQNKWATLYDANYKELPMLTYRVDADKGFNFSVGDDAFVCQKKNHFQVTVYIGMLGEPKYVKTPEGLKPLDCFYLKLHGVKLEALNQSINIEQSQSDRSKRPFNPVTVTLPPEQVTKVTVGRLHFSETTANNMRKKGKPNPDQRYFMLVVALQAHAQNQTYTLAAQISERIIVRASNPGQFESDSDVLWQRAQLPDTVFHHGRVGINTDRPDEALVVHGNVKVMGSLMHPSDIRAKEHVQEVDTTEQLKRISRMRLVHYSYKPEFAASVGIEASPETGVIAQEVKEILPEAVKDTGDMVFANGKTIENFLVVNKERIFMENVGAVKELCKLTDNLETRIDELERWSHKLAKLRRLDSMKSTGSSGAFSQADSQFSRAGSVPHKKRPPKMASKAPSGVPDQACISQRFLQGTIIALVVVMAFSVVSMSTLYVLSLRNEEDLVDLDGSFAVSTSCLLALLRPRDPGGSVALCPWSSQNYGTTQLRQSPASSSPPGPQPSHQPAITGLPDAAPTLTVRHLDLCLSPPCPVVCCSLPTPSPSSSRSPAPPAPGPTANRSGPSQTSLLPVTSIRAKSWGLSANGIAHVKPPKSLEPPASPSAPFTGMQGKAKNSPNLSIPTRARRGAPLPSPATPPPTRPGGPLGTRPSLSSIQVLENSLSITRQYCAPGDACRPGNFTYRIPISSNTPLHLSLTLQMNSSSPVSVTFCSLVSQENPCGEASFPRSLRSHSDTQGTCHQWPVTILSFQDFVYHFRVALLGQANCSSEASTQAVTDYFFHFYRLCD from the exons GCCACGACATCAATGGGGCCCTCGAACCTTCTAACATAGACACCAGCATCCTGGAGGAATATATCAGCAAAGAGGACTCTTCAGACAT CGCCCTGCCAGACTCCCCTCCAGACTCGGGCTCGGAAGCATATTCTCCCCAGCAGGTGAATG ACCCTCACCTCCTGCGAACGATGACCCCTGAGAATATGTGCCACGTCAGCATTCCCTCTCGCCTGGAGCACCCTCCCCCTCCACCTCCTGCCACCCACCTAGCTggccctccccctcctccaacccACCTGGCCGGGCCTCTGCCTCCCCCACCTCACTACCCAGTTCTGCAGCGGGATCTGTACATGAAGGCAGAGCCTCTCATGCCCCCCTATGCCATGGGGCAGGGTGTGGCCCCCGGAGACCTGCACCATGCCCAGCAGTCCCAGATGCTTCACCAGCTGCTGCAGCAGCATGGGACTGA GCTCCCTGCACACCCTTCCAAGAAGAGGAAGCACTCCGAGTCACCCCCCAACACCCTCAACGCCCAGATGCTCAACGGGATGATAAAACAGGAGCCAG GACCAGGATCCCTCCCCCTCAGCATTGCCAGAGTCCAGACGCCACCTTGGCATCCGCAGGGGGCACCTTCACCAG GCCTCATGCAGGACACTGAGAGCCTGAACGGGTCTTACCTGGACCCCAATTACCAGTCTATTAAGTGGCAGCCCCACCAGCAGAACAAGTGGGCCACGCTCTATGATGCCAATTACAAAGAGCT ACCCATGCTCACTTACCGGGTGGACGCTGACAAGGGCTTCAATTTCTCCGTGGGCGATGACGCCTTCGTGTGTCAGAAGAAGAACCATTTCCAGGTGACGGTGTACATTGGCATGCTCGGGGAGCCCAAGTACGTCAAGACCCCCGaaggcctaaagcccctggactGCTTCTATCTAAAGCTGCATGGAGTCAAG cTGGAGGCCTTGAATCAGTCCATCAACATTGAGCAGTCCCAGTCTGACCGGAGCAAGCGGCCCTTCAACCCAGTCAC GGTCACACTGCCTCCAGAACAAGTCACCAAAGTGACAGTGGGCCGCCTGCACTTCAGCGAGACCACGGCCAACAACATGCGCAAGAAAGGCAAACCGAACCCAGACCAACG GTACTTCATGCTGGTGGTGGCGTTGCAGGCTCATGCCCAGAACCAGACATATACGCTGGCAGCCCAGATTTCAGAGCGCATTATCGTGAGG GCCTCAAACCCGGGCCAGTTTGAGAGTGACAGTGACGTCCTGTGGCAGCGGGCCCAGCTGCCTGACACCGTCTTCCACCATGGCCGTGTGGGCATCAACACAGATCGGCCAGATGAGGCTCTGGTCGTCCATGGCAATGTGAAAGTGATGGGCTCCCTCATGCACCCTTCAGACATCCGGGCCAAGGAACATGTGCAGGAG GTGGATACCACTGAGCAACTGAAGAGGATCTCCCGGATGCGGCTGGTACACTACAGCTACAAGCCGGAGTTTGCAGCCAGCGTGGGCATAGAGGCCTCCCCTGAGACTG GGGTCATCGCCCAGGAAGTGAAGGAAATCCTCCCAGAGGCTGTGAAGGACACTGGAGACATGGTCTTTGCTAATGGGAAGACCATCGAGAACTTCTTGGTAGTGAACAAG GAGCGTATCTTCATGGAGAACGTAGGGGCCGtgaaagagctttgcaaactgaCGGACAACCTGGAGACACGGATCGATGAGCTGGAGCGCTGGAGCCACAAATTGGCCAAGCTGCGCCGGCTAGACAGTATGAAGTCCACAGGCAGCTCGGGGGCCTTCAG CCAAGCAGACAGCCAGTTCAGCCGAGCTGGGAGCGTCCCCCACAAGAAGCGGCCCCCTAAGATGGCCAGCAAG GCGCCCTCCGGGGTCCCAGACCAGGCCTGCATCAGCCAGCGCTTCCTGCAGGGGACCATCATTGCCCTGGTGGTGGTCATGGCCTTCAG TGTGGTGTCCATGTCTACCCTGTATGTGCTCAGCCTGCGCAATGAGGAAGATCTAGTGGACTTGGACGG CTCTTTCGCTGTGTCTACTTCCTGTCTTCTGGCCCTCCTCCGGCCCCGGGACCCGGGGGGGAGTGTGGCCCTGTGCCCATG GTCAAGTCAGAACTATGGGACGACTCAACTCCGCCAGTCCCCAGCCTCCAGCAGCCCACCGGGACCCCAGCCCTCCCACCAGCCCG CCATAACTGGCCTGCCGGACGCTGCCCCCACCCTTACTGTCCGTCACTTGGACCTGTGCCTCAGTCCTCCCTGTCCCGTTGTTTGCTGCTCTCTGCCCACCCCGAGCCCCTCCTCTAGTAGGAGTCCTGCCCCTCCTGCCCCTGGCCCCACTGCCAACCGCTCAG GCCCAAGCCAGACCTCGCTGCTGCCAGTCACCAGCATCAGAGCCAAATCTTGGGGTCTTTCGGCCAATGGGATCGCCCATGTCAAGCCCCCCAAGAGCCTGGAGCCCCCTGCCAGCCCCTCAGCCCCTTTCACTGGCATGCAGGGCAAGGCCAAGAACAGCCCCAACCTGTCTATCCCTACTCGTGCCCGCCGTGGAGCCCCCTTGCCTAGCCCTGCCACACCCCCACCTACCCGCCCTGGTGGCCCACTTG GCACACGGCCCTCCCTGAGCTCTATCCAGGTCCTGGAGAACTCTCTGTCCATCACACGCCAATACTGTGCTCCAGGTGATGCCTGCAG GCCAGGGAACTTCACCTACCGCATTCCCATCAGCAGCAACACCCCCCTCCACCTCAGCCTGACCCTGCAGATGAA CTCCAGCTCCCCTGTCTCGGTGACATTCTGCAGCCTGGTGTCTCAGGAGAACCCTTGTGGGGAGGCCAGCTTTCCCCGCAGCCTCCGCAGCCACAGTGACACCCAG GGTACCTGCCACCAGTGGCCTGTGACCATCTTGTCCTTCCAGGACTTTGTGTACCACTTCCGAGTGGCCTTGCTG GGTCAGGCCAATTGCAGCTCGGAGGCATCCACCCAGGCTGTCACAGACTATTTCTTCCACTTCTACCGCCTGTGTGACTAA
- the MYRF gene encoding myelin regulatory factor isoform X7 — translation MTPENMCHVSIPSRLEHPPPPPPATHLAGPPPPPTHLAGPLPPPPHYPVLQRDLYMKAEPLMPPYAMGQGVAPGDLHHAQQSQMLHQLLQQHGTELPAHPSKKRKHSESPPNTLNAQMLNGMIKQEPGTVASLPLHPARAPTPPWHQQGPLSPGPGSLPLSIARVQTPPWHPQGAPSPGLMQDTESLNGSYLDPNYQSIKWQPHQQNKWATLYDANYKELPMLTYRVDADKGFNFSVGDDAFVCQKKNHFQVTVYIGMLGEPKYVKTPEGLKPLDCFYLKLHGVKLEALNQSINIEQSQSDRSKRPFNPVTVTLPPEQVTKVTVGRLHFSETTANNMRKKGKPNPDQRYFMLVVALQAHAQNQTYTLAAQISERIIVRASNPGQFESDSDVLWQRAQLPDTVFHHGRVGINTDRPDEALVVHGNVKVMGSLMHPSDIRAKEHVQEVDTTEQLKRISRMRLVHYSYKPEFAASVGIEASPETGVIAQEVKEILPEAVKDTGDMVFANGKTIENFLVVNKERIFMENVGAVKELCKLTDNLETRIDELERWSHKLAKLRRLDSMKSTGSSGAFSQADSQFSRAGSVPHKKRPPKMASKAPSGVPDQACISQRFLQGTIIALVVVMAFSVVSMSTLYVLSLRNEEDLVDLDGSSQNYGTTQLRQSPASSSPPGPQPSHQPAITGLPDAAPTLTVRHLDLCLSPPCPVVCCSLPTPSPSSSRSPAPPAPGPTANRSGPSQTSLLPVTSIRAKSWGLSANGIAHVKPPKSLEPPASPSAPFTGMQGKAKNSPNLSIPTRARRGAPLPSPATPPPTRPGGPLGTRPSLSSIQVLENSLSITRQYCAPGDACRPGNFTYRIPISSNTPLHLSLTLQMNSSSPVSVTFCSLVSQENPCGEASFPRSLRSHSDTQGTCHQWPVTILSFQDFVYHFRVALLGQANCSSEASTQAVTDYFFHFYRLCD, via the exons ATGACCCCTGAGAATATGTGCCACGTCAGCATTCCCTCTCGCCTGGAGCACCCTCCCCCTCCACCTCCTGCCACCCACCTAGCTggccctccccctcctccaacccACCTGGCCGGGCCTCTGCCTCCCCCACCTCACTACCCAGTTCTGCAGCGGGATCTGTACATGAAGGCAGAGCCTCTCATGCCCCCCTATGCCATGGGGCAGGGTGTGGCCCCCGGAGACCTGCACCATGCCCAGCAGTCCCAGATGCTTCACCAGCTGCTGCAGCAGCATGGGACTGA GCTCCCTGCACACCCTTCCAAGAAGAGGAAGCACTCCGAGTCACCCCCCAACACCCTCAACGCCCAGATGCTCAACGGGATGATAAAACAGGAGCCAGGTACGGTGGCATCCCTGCCCCTCCATCCTGCCAGAGCCCCAACGCCACCCTGGCATCAGCAAGGTCCCCTCTCGCCAGGACCAGGATCCCTCCCCCTCAGCATTGCCAGAGTCCAGACGCCACCTTGGCATCCGCAGGGGGCACCTTCACCAG GCCTCATGCAGGACACTGAGAGCCTGAACGGGTCTTACCTGGACCCCAATTACCAGTCTATTAAGTGGCAGCCCCACCAGCAGAACAAGTGGGCCACGCTCTATGATGCCAATTACAAAGAGCT ACCCATGCTCACTTACCGGGTGGACGCTGACAAGGGCTTCAATTTCTCCGTGGGCGATGACGCCTTCGTGTGTCAGAAGAAGAACCATTTCCAGGTGACGGTGTACATTGGCATGCTCGGGGAGCCCAAGTACGTCAAGACCCCCGaaggcctaaagcccctggactGCTTCTATCTAAAGCTGCATGGAGTCAAG cTGGAGGCCTTGAATCAGTCCATCAACATTGAGCAGTCCCAGTCTGACCGGAGCAAGCGGCCCTTCAACCCAGTCAC GGTCACACTGCCTCCAGAACAAGTCACCAAAGTGACAGTGGGCCGCCTGCACTTCAGCGAGACCACGGCCAACAACATGCGCAAGAAAGGCAAACCGAACCCAGACCAACG GTACTTCATGCTGGTGGTGGCGTTGCAGGCTCATGCCCAGAACCAGACATATACGCTGGCAGCCCAGATTTCAGAGCGCATTATCGTGAGG GCCTCAAACCCGGGCCAGTTTGAGAGTGACAGTGACGTCCTGTGGCAGCGGGCCCAGCTGCCTGACACCGTCTTCCACCATGGCCGTGTGGGCATCAACACAGATCGGCCAGATGAGGCTCTGGTCGTCCATGGCAATGTGAAAGTGATGGGCTCCCTCATGCACCCTTCAGACATCCGGGCCAAGGAACATGTGCAGGAG GTGGATACCACTGAGCAACTGAAGAGGATCTCCCGGATGCGGCTGGTACACTACAGCTACAAGCCGGAGTTTGCAGCCAGCGTGGGCATAGAGGCCTCCCCTGAGACTG GGGTCATCGCCCAGGAAGTGAAGGAAATCCTCCCAGAGGCTGTGAAGGACACTGGAGACATGGTCTTTGCTAATGGGAAGACCATCGAGAACTTCTTGGTAGTGAACAAG GAGCGTATCTTCATGGAGAACGTAGGGGCCGtgaaagagctttgcaaactgaCGGACAACCTGGAGACACGGATCGATGAGCTGGAGCGCTGGAGCCACAAATTGGCCAAGCTGCGCCGGCTAGACAGTATGAAGTCCACAGGCAGCTCGGGGGCCTTCAG CCAAGCAGACAGCCAGTTCAGCCGAGCTGGGAGCGTCCCCCACAAGAAGCGGCCCCCTAAGATGGCCAGCAAG GCGCCCTCCGGGGTCCCAGACCAGGCCTGCATCAGCCAGCGCTTCCTGCAGGGGACCATCATTGCCCTGGTGGTGGTCATGGCCTTCAG TGTGGTGTCCATGTCTACCCTGTATGTGCTCAGCCTGCGCAATGAGGAAGATCTAGTGGACTTGGACGG GTCAAGTCAGAACTATGGGACGACTCAACTCCGCCAGTCCCCAGCCTCCAGCAGCCCACCGGGACCCCAGCCCTCCCACCAGCCCG CCATAACTGGCCTGCCGGACGCTGCCCCCACCCTTACTGTCCGTCACTTGGACCTGTGCCTCAGTCCTCCCTGTCCCGTTGTTTGCTGCTCTCTGCCCACCCCGAGCCCCTCCTCTAGTAGGAGTCCTGCCCCTCCTGCCCCTGGCCCCACTGCCAACCGCTCAG GCCCAAGCCAGACCTCGCTGCTGCCAGTCACCAGCATCAGAGCCAAATCTTGGGGTCTTTCGGCCAATGGGATCGCCCATGTCAAGCCCCCCAAGAGCCTGGAGCCCCCTGCCAGCCCCTCAGCCCCTTTCACTGGCATGCAGGGCAAGGCCAAGAACAGCCCCAACCTGTCTATCCCTACTCGTGCCCGCCGTGGAGCCCCCTTGCCTAGCCCTGCCACACCCCCACCTACCCGCCCTGGTGGCCCACTTG GCACACGGCCCTCCCTGAGCTCTATCCAGGTCCTGGAGAACTCTCTGTCCATCACACGCCAATACTGTGCTCCAGGTGATGCCTGCAG GCCAGGGAACTTCACCTACCGCATTCCCATCAGCAGCAACACCCCCCTCCACCTCAGCCTGACCCTGCAGATGAA CTCCAGCTCCCCTGTCTCGGTGACATTCTGCAGCCTGGTGTCTCAGGAGAACCCTTGTGGGGAGGCCAGCTTTCCCCGCAGCCTCCGCAGCCACAGTGACACCCAG GGTACCTGCCACCAGTGGCCTGTGACCATCTTGTCCTTCCAGGACTTTGTGTACCACTTCCGAGTGGCCTTGCTG GGTCAGGCCAATTGCAGCTCGGAGGCATCCACCCAGGCTGTCACAGACTATTTCTTCCACTTCTACCGCCTGTGTGACTAA